A window from Ignavibacteriota bacterium encodes these proteins:
- a CDS encoding 30S ribosomal protein S12: MPTISQLVRKGRTQILAKNKAPALSACPQKRGVCTRVYTTTPKKPNSALRKVARVRLTNGNEVTAYIPGEGHNLQEHSIVLIRGGRIKDLPGVRYHIIRGALDTSGVDERKKGRSKYGTKKPKSK, translated from the coding sequence GTGCCAACAATAAGTCAGTTGGTTAGAAAAGGTAGAACACAAATTCTTGCAAAAAACAAAGCGCCAGCATTAAGTGCTTGTCCTCAAAAGCGTGGAGTTTGTACAAGAGTTTATACAACAACACCAAAAAAACCAAATTCTGCATTGAGAAAAGTTGCAAGAGTTCGTTTAACAAATGGTAATGAAGTAACAGCATATATCCCAGGAGAAGGGCACAATTTACAAGAACACTCAATTGTTCTTATAAGAGGCGGAAGAATTAAAGATTTACCTGGAGTAAGATACCATATTATAAGAGGCGCTTTAGATACAAGTGGTGTTGATGAAAGAAAAAAAGGTAGATCAAAATACGGCACTAAAAAACCAAAATCAAAATAG
- the rpsG gene encoding 30S ribosomal protein S7 codes for MRKRRAEKRYIKPDPKYNDLLVAKFINYIMWDGKKTVARKVVYGSFEILEEKSKKPALDVFKKAVGNVQPFIEVRSRRVGGATYQVPMEVRPERRVALAFRWLKNYSRDRKDKTMTAKLAAELLAASNGEGSAVKKKEDVHRMAEANKAFAHFKW; via the coding sequence ATGAGAAAAAGACGCGCAGAAAAAAGATACATTAAACCAGATCCTAAATATAATGATCTGCTTGTAGCAAAGTTTATAAATTATATTATGTGGGATGGTAAAAAAACCGTTGCGAGAAAAGTTGTTTACGGAAGTTTTGAAATTTTAGAAGAGAAATCTAAAAAACCTGCACTTGATGTATTCAAAAAAGCAGTAGGAAATGTTCAACCATTTATTGAAGTTAGAAGTAGACGAGTTGGTGGTGCGACATATCAAGTTCCTATGGAAGTAAGACCAGAAAGACGGGTAGCACTTGCGTTTAGATGGTTGAAAAATTATTCAAGGGATAGAAAAGATAAAACAATGACAGCAAAATTGGCAGCTGAATTATTAGCTGCATCAAATGGTGAAGGATCTGCTGTTAAGAAAAAAGAAGATGTTCACAGAATGGCTGAAGCAAACAAAGCGTTTGCTCATTTCAAATGGTAA